The Aureimonas mangrovi genome includes a region encoding these proteins:
- a CDS encoding TetR/AcrR family transcriptional regulator: MERTSGDGGWRGSPDIWLNVAYDALLEGGVDAVRIQVLAKTLDLSRTSFYWFFKDRDALLAALIERWRETNTRNIVLRSQAYAETIAEAMLNVFDCWLDRALFDAPFEFAVRSWALQSEDTLREVQEADRDRLAALGEMFKRFGFAESEADVRARTVYLVQIGYISMQTREDSETRLRRLPDYVEIFTGTRPLAREFDRFRSRHMAATG, encoded by the coding sequence ATGGAGCGGACGAGCGGAGATGGCGGCTGGCGTGGTTCGCCCGACATCTGGCTGAACGTCGCATACGATGCGCTGCTGGAAGGCGGCGTCGATGCCGTCCGCATCCAGGTCCTTGCCAAGACGCTCGATCTGTCGCGAACAAGTTTCTACTGGTTCTTCAAGGATCGCGACGCGCTCCTCGCCGCGCTGATCGAGCGCTGGCGGGAGACGAACACGCGCAACATCGTGCTGCGGTCGCAGGCCTATGCGGAGACGATCGCTGAGGCGATGCTCAACGTCTTCGACTGCTGGCTCGACCGCGCGCTCTTCGACGCACCCTTCGAATTCGCGGTGCGAAGCTGGGCACTCCAGTCCGAGGACACACTGCGCGAGGTTCAGGAGGCCGACCGCGACAGGCTGGCGGCTCTGGGCGAGATGTTCAAGCGGTTCGGCTTCGCCGAGAGCGAGGCGGACGTGCGCGCGCGCACCGTCTATCTCGTCCAGATCGGCTACATCTCCATGCAGACGCGTGAGGACAGCGAGACGCGGCTGCGTCGCCTGCCAGACTATGTGGAGATCTTCACCGGCACGCGCCCGCTGGCGCGCGAGTTCGACCGTTTCCGCTCGCGCCACATGGCTGCGACCGGGTGA
- a CDS encoding carbohydrate ABC transporter permease, which yields MSATAELAPPRADGTTRRPGRIERRVVRRGLLFAAPAILLLLAIYILPLLSLVVFSLTDYRLGAISMEFTGLDNFTRALADPVFRRALWNTVVYAAIVIPLGVGLALGIALLVHGRTRTRGIWEVAYFLPVTATLVAMATVWQFVLHPTLGPVNAAIQWFGAPPVSFLANPSLIVPTLALIGVWQVLGFNMVLFLAGLAGVPKDLHEAARLDGAKNPIDRFLTVTWPMLGPTTMFVAVTTSISAFKVFETVAVLTKGRSGSETLLYTIYLEGFEYAETGYAAALTLLFLLIVLALSIGQTIHLDRKVHY from the coding sequence ATGAGCGCCACGGCCGAACTTGCGCCTCCCCGCGCTGACGGCACGACACGCCGTCCCGGTCGCATCGAGCGCAGAGTGGTCCGGCGCGGACTCCTCTTCGCGGCGCCCGCGATCCTTCTTCTGCTTGCGATCTACATCCTCCCTCTCCTCTCGCTCGTCGTCTTCAGCCTGACAGACTACCGCCTCGGCGCGATCTCGATGGAGTTCACCGGGCTCGACAATTTCACCCGCGCGCTCGCCGATCCCGTGTTCCGGCGCGCTCTGTGGAACACCGTCGTCTACGCCGCGATCGTCATTCCGCTGGGCGTCGGGCTCGCGCTCGGCATCGCGCTTCTGGTGCATGGACGAACCCGCACGCGAGGCATCTGGGAGGTCGCCTACTTCCTGCCCGTCACCGCGACGCTGGTCGCCATGGCGACCGTCTGGCAGTTCGTCCTCCACCCGACGCTCGGGCCGGTAAACGCCGCGATCCAGTGGTTCGGTGCCCCGCCCGTTTCCTTCCTCGCCAATCCGTCGCTGATCGTGCCGACACTGGCGCTGATCGGCGTGTGGCAGGTGCTCGGCTTCAACATGGTGCTGTTCCTCGCCGGCCTCGCGGGCGTTCCCAAGGATCTGCACGAGGCGGCCCGGCTCGACGGCGCCAAGAACCCGATCGACCGCTTCCTGACGGTGACCTGGCCGATGCTGGGCCCGACCACGATGTTCGTCGCGGTCACGACCTCGATCTCCGCCTTCAAGGTTTTCGAGACGGTCGCGGTGCTGACGAAGGGGCGTTCGGGCTCGGAGACGCTGCTCTACACGATCTATCTCGAAGGGTTCGAATACGCCGAAACCGGCTATGCGGCGGCGTTGACGCTCCTCTTCCTCCTGATCGTTCTGGCGCTTTCCATAGGCCAGACGATCCATCTCGACCGGAAGGTGCACTACTGA
- a CDS encoding TIGR00725 family protein: protein MPVGIIGPREAKPHQLETAEALGAELARHGLQLLCGGRNGVMEAACRGHAEAGGIPIGILPDDEWQAANPFVAIPIATGIGPARNAIIARACVALVAVGGGVGTLSEMALGLQFGRLVLAMNDAPAVDDVPIVQSVAEAMELISARILQPT from the coding sequence GTGCCGGTCGGCATCATCGGCCCGCGCGAGGCCAAGCCCCATCAGCTCGAAACGGCTGAGGCCCTGGGCGCCGAACTGGCCCGCCATGGCCTGCAACTCCTGTGCGGCGGCAGGAACGGTGTGATGGAGGCGGCCTGTCGCGGCCATGCGGAAGCGGGAGGCATCCCGATCGGCATCCTGCCCGACGACGAGTGGCAAGCCGCCAACCCGTTCGTCGCCATCCCGATCGCGACCGGCATCGGGCCCGCACGCAACGCCATCATCGCGCGTGCCTGCGTCGCGCTCGTGGCGGTCGGCGGCGGCGTCGGCACCCTCTCCGAGATGGCGCTCGGTTTGCAATTCGGCCGCCTCGTGCTGGCCATGAACGACGCTCCGGCGGTCGACGACGTGCCGATCGTCCAGAGTGTCGCGGAAGCGATGGAACTCATATCGGCCAGGATCCTGCAGCCGACGTAA
- a CDS encoding carbohydrate ABC transporter permease translates to MPAAIRRLVPHLLLAVGAVFTLLPFYWMALTSIRPPAEIFNISLWPIPEEFAAARNYGRAATQAPMGTFMLNGVIVCLGILVVQVATAVPAAYALAKLRFPGSRLFLTLVIAALCVPIQALALPLFVGLAQMKLLNTYFALMAPFFLSVFAIFLFRQSFRSYPDEIIEAARLDGFTEMEICWGLVLRGSLPVLAAFSVFSVVAHWNDLYWPLIVVTDISYAPPPLGMLFFSDAEAGADYGALMAGATIITAPMVACFLLARKQFIAGITMTGVK, encoded by the coding sequence ATGCCCGCCGCTATCCGCAGGCTCGTGCCGCACCTTCTTCTCGCCGTAGGCGCGGTGTTCACGCTCCTGCCCTTCTACTGGATGGCGCTGACCTCGATCCGGCCGCCGGCCGAGATCTTCAACATCTCGCTGTGGCCGATCCCGGAGGAATTCGCCGCCGCGCGCAACTACGGGCGTGCGGCGACGCAGGCCCCGATGGGCACCTTCATGTTGAACGGCGTGATCGTGTGCCTCGGCATTCTCGTCGTTCAGGTCGCGACGGCCGTCCCCGCCGCCTATGCGCTCGCCAAGCTGCGCTTCCCCGGTTCGCGCCTGTTCCTGACGCTCGTGATCGCCGCGCTCTGCGTGCCGATCCAAGCGCTCGCCCTGCCGCTATTCGTCGGGCTGGCGCAGATGAAGCTCCTCAACACCTATTTCGCGCTGATGGCGCCGTTCTTTCTCTCGGTGTTCGCGATCTTCCTGTTCCGCCAGAGCTTCCGCTCCTATCCCGACGAGATCATCGAGGCCGCGCGCCTCGACGGGTTCACCGAGATGGAGATCTGCTGGGGGCTCGTCCTGCGCGGGTCGCTGCCCGTGCTCGCTGCCTTTTCCGTCTTCTCGGTCGTGGCACACTGGAACGACCTCTACTGGCCGCTCATCGTCGTCACGGACATTTCCTATGCACCGCCGCCGCTCGGCATGCTCTTCTTCTCGGACGCCGAAGCGGGCGCCGACTACGGAGCGCTGATGGCAGGCGCCACGATCATCACCGCGCCGATGGTCGCGTGCTTCCTCCTCGCCCGAAAGCAGTTCATCGCCGGCATTACCATGACGGGCGTGAAGTAG
- a CDS encoding ABC transporter ATP-binding protein: protein MTARSLELSGIGKSFGAGDVLSGIDLSIRAGEFLSLVGMSGCGKSTLLRIIAGLESPDRGTVSIGGQDVTDTDPADRNLAMVFQSYALYPHMSVRQNIATPLRMRRLSLAARLPVLGAFSPGRGRLTREIDAEVTRAAEMLEIGALLDRKPAQLSGGQRQRVALARALVRDPSAFLMDEPLSNLDARLRAHMREELAALHRRLGATFVYVTHDQVEAMTMSDRIALMEGGRILQVGTPDDLYDRPASLAVARFIGSPTINTLPAVIGSDGRVSAFGRDVGLVSQGANGGPVTLALRPDALHPAADGFRVRVLRSEMHGADRYVTLALAGEADVRLTMRRPAGSAPMAAEGEEAAIGFSPEGAHLFGADGARLSCDVAGRMAA, encoded by the coding sequence ATGACGGCGCGTTCCCTGGAATTGTCGGGCATCGGCAAGAGCTTCGGCGCGGGCGACGTGCTCTCCGGGATCGACCTCTCGATCCGTGCGGGCGAGTTCCTTTCGCTCGTCGGCATGTCGGGCTGCGGCAAGTCCACGCTCCTGCGCATCATCGCCGGTCTCGAAAGCCCCGACCGGGGCACGGTCTCGATCGGCGGGCAGGACGTGACCGATACCGACCCGGCCGACCGCAACCTCGCCATGGTGTTCCAGAGCTACGCGCTTTACCCGCATATGAGCGTGCGCCAGAACATCGCGACGCCGCTGCGCATGCGCCGCCTCTCGCTTGCCGCGCGCCTTCCCGTCCTCGGCGCTTTTTCGCCGGGCCGCGGCAGGCTGACACGCGAGATCGACGCGGAGGTGACGCGCGCCGCCGAGATGCTCGAGATCGGGGCGCTTCTCGACCGGAAGCCCGCGCAACTTTCCGGCGGCCAGCGCCAGCGCGTAGCCCTCGCACGGGCCCTTGTCCGCGACCCCTCGGCCTTCCTGATGGACGAGCCCCTTTCCAATCTCGATGCCCGCCTTCGGGCGCATATGCGCGAGGAACTCGCCGCGCTTCACCGCCGTCTCGGCGCGACCTTCGTCTACGTCACCCACGATCAAGTGGAGGCGATGACCATGTCGGACCGCATCGCCCTGATGGAAGGTGGACGCATCCTCCAGGTCGGCACGCCCGACGATCTCTACGACCGGCCGGCCTCGCTGGCGGTTGCGCGTTTCATCGGCTCGCCGACGATCAACACCCTTCCCGCAGTTATCGGCAGCGACGGGCGTGTCTCCGCGTTCGGGCGCGATGTCGGCCTCGTCAGCCAAGGTGCGAACGGCGGCCCGGTCACGCTCGCGCTTCGGCCGGACGCTCTGCATCCGGCGGCAGACGGCTTCCGTGTGAGGGTTCTGCGCAGCGAGATGCACGGCGCCGACCGATATGTGACGCTGGCGCTCGCGGGCGAGGCAGACGTCCGGCTGACCATGAGGAGGCCGGCCGGCTCCGCGCCGATGGCGGCCGAGGGCGAGGAGGCGGCGATCGGCTTCTCGCCGGAGGGCGCGCACCTCTTCGGCGCCGACGGCGCGCGCCTGTCGTGCGATGTGGCCGGGCGGATGGCGGCATGA
- a CDS encoding ABC transporter substrate-binding protein, producing the protein MSFLTRIAAGALALGVCLPTLAGAQEVTLNVLYNLPGFTRFHQPIAEEFQKLHPDIRINFLAPAPDYNAGHQQVLRSVVTGEAPDVFFSGYHLLSELTETLSARGQITDLAPFIEADGGQAFLDENFTPQMAALGVVGGMQYGLPVNASSPIMYINPDLVRSVGADPDAMPDTWDELVDLAERIREENEGVAGMAYDIGGWPDDWLWQALIYQQGGELTDPESGKAGFDGETGLRALQLTREFVTRGGQGVLDWDQSRQQFGAGRTGFLFSTPAHVQSVEELVGDRFELKTATFPLDDKENGGVPTGGNAIVMLTQDEAKQQAAWEYAKFVTGPEAQNIIVRITGYLPTNIRATGEDFLAPYYRENPNVATAAGQADKSMPWAGYPGGDSVRIWRTQRDIIGTVMRGEITPEQALEQIVEQTNALID; encoded by the coding sequence ATGTCGTTCCTGACCCGCATCGCCGCGGGAGCGCTCGCGCTCGGCGTCTGCCTGCCCACGTTGGCCGGCGCGCAAGAGGTGACGCTCAACGTCCTCTACAACCTTCCCGGCTTCACGCGCTTCCACCAGCCGATCGCCGAGGAATTCCAGAAGCTTCATCCGGACATCCGCATCAACTTCCTCGCGCCCGCGCCGGACTACAACGCCGGCCATCAGCAGGTGCTGCGCTCGGTCGTCACGGGCGAGGCGCCCGATGTGTTCTTCTCCGGCTACCACCTCCTGTCGGAACTGACCGAAACGCTGTCCGCGCGCGGTCAGATCACCGATCTCGCCCCCTTCATCGAGGCCGATGGCGGGCAAGCGTTTCTCGACGAGAACTTCACCCCGCAGATGGCCGCCCTCGGCGTTGTCGGCGGCATGCAGTACGGCCTGCCCGTCAACGCCTCCTCGCCGATCATGTACATCAATCCGGATCTCGTGCGCTCCGTCGGCGCCGACCCGGACGCCATGCCCGACACATGGGACGAGCTCGTCGACCTCGCCGAGCGCATCCGCGAGGAGAACGAGGGCGTGGCCGGCATGGCCTACGACATCGGCGGCTGGCCGGACGACTGGCTGTGGCAGGCGCTGATCTACCAGCAGGGCGGCGAGCTGACCGACCCCGAGAGCGGCAAGGCCGGCTTCGACGGCGAGACCGGCCTGCGCGCGCTCCAGCTTACCCGCGAGTTCGTCACCCGCGGCGGCCAGGGCGTCCTCGACTGGGACCAGTCGCGTCAGCAGTTCGGCGCCGGGCGCACCGGCTTCCTCTTCTCCACGCCCGCCCACGTGCAGAGCGTGGAGGAGCTGGTCGGCGATCGCTTCGAGCTCAAGACCGCCACCTTCCCGCTCGACGACAAGGAGAACGGCGGCGTGCCCACCGGCGGCAACGCCATCGTCATGCTGACGCAGGACGAAGCCAAGCAGCAGGCCGCCTGGGAATACGCGAAGTTCGTCACCGGGCCGGAGGCGCAGAACATCATCGTGCGCATCACCGGCTACCTTCCGACCAACATCCGCGCCACCGGCGAGGACTTCCTGGCGCCCTACTACCGCGAGAACCCCAATGTCGCGACCGCGGCCGGACAGGCCGACAAGTCGATGCCCTGGGCCGGTTATCCGGGCGGCGATTCCGTGCGCATCTGGCGCACCCAGCGCGACATCATCGGCACGGTGATGCGCGGGGAGATCACGCCTGAACAGGCCCTCGAGCAGATCGTCGAGCAGACAAACGCGCTGATCGACTGA
- a CDS encoding NADH:flavin oxidoreductase has product MSGDPLLQPFQLRHLTLRNRIIVTAHEPAYPEDGMPKGRYRAYHVERARGGVAMTMTAGSAAVSRDSPPAFNNILVYKDEVVPWMRELTDAVHEEGAAVMIQLTHLGRRTRWDKGDWLPVVSSSHEREAAHRAFPKRIEDWDIERIVKDYADAAERMKAAGMDGIEIEAYGHLMDQFWSPLTNDLDAPYGGDLDNRLRFTFDVLSAVRERVGPDYIVGVRYTGDERMDGGLDGADGLAISRRLKDSGLVDFLNVVRGHIDTDAGLTDVIPIQGMASAPHLDFAGEIRAATDFPTFHAARIPDVATARHAVASGKVDMVGMTRAHMTDPHIVRKIAERREDDIRPCVGANYCLDRIYQGGAAFCIHNAATGREESVPHVLPKASTRRKVVVVGAGPAGLEAARVAAERGHEVTLFELAPHAGGQIRLTALSPRRREMIGIVEWRVNQCEKLGVTFHFNRWADAEAVEAEKPDVVVIATGGLPHTEILTAGNDLVVSAWDIISGDMRPGTNVLVFDDAGDHAGLQAAEVLAQGGAKVEIMTPDRSFAPEVMGMNLVPYMRSLQRHDVTFTVTWRLKAVERSGNLLRARIGSDYADMERERLVDQVVVNHGTRPLDDLYFELKPLSSNGGELSHGAFISGAPQEVVRNEDGAFQLFRIGDAVAARNTHAAIYDGLRIAKDL; this is encoded by the coding sequence ATGTCCGGCGATCCGCTTCTCCAGCCTTTCCAGCTCAGGCATCTGACGCTGCGCAACCGCATCATCGTGACGGCGCACGAGCCGGCCTACCCGGAGGATGGGATGCCAAAGGGGCGCTACCGCGCCTATCACGTTGAGCGCGCGCGGGGCGGCGTCGCGATGACGATGACGGCCGGCTCGGCCGCCGTCTCGCGTGACAGCCCGCCCGCCTTCAACAACATCCTCGTCTACAAGGACGAGGTCGTGCCCTGGATGCGCGAGCTGACCGACGCCGTCCACGAGGAGGGCGCGGCCGTCATGATCCAGCTCACCCATCTCGGCCGCCGCACCCGCTGGGACAAGGGTGACTGGCTGCCCGTCGTCTCCTCCTCGCACGAGCGCGAGGCCGCGCACCGTGCCTTTCCCAAGCGGATCGAGGACTGGGACATCGAGCGCATCGTGAAGGACTATGCGGATGCTGCCGAGCGCATGAAGGCGGCCGGCATGGACGGGATCGAGATCGAGGCCTACGGCCATTTGATGGACCAGTTCTGGTCGCCGCTCACCAACGATCTCGACGCGCCCTACGGCGGCGACCTCGACAACCGGCTGCGCTTCACCTTCGACGTGCTTAGCGCCGTGCGCGAGCGCGTCGGCCCGGACTACATCGTCGGAGTCCGCTACACCGGCGACGAGCGGATGGACGGTGGCCTCGACGGCGCGGATGGTCTCGCCATCTCGCGCCGGCTGAAGGACAGCGGGCTCGTCGACTTCCTCAACGTCGTGCGCGGCCACATCGACACCGACGCCGGGCTGACCGACGTGATCCCGATCCAAGGCATGGCGAGCGCGCCGCATCTCGATTTCGCCGGTGAGATCCGGGCCGCGACCGACTTCCCGACCTTCCATGCCGCACGCATTCCGGATGTCGCGACGGCGCGCCACGCCGTCGCCTCGGGCAAGGTCGACATGGTCGGCATGACGCGGGCGCACATGACCGACCCGCATATCGTTCGAAAGATCGCCGAGCGGCGCGAAGACGACATCCGCCCCTGCGTCGGCGCCAATTACTGCCTCGATCGCATCTATCAGGGGGGCGCGGCCTTCTGCATCCACAATGCCGCGACGGGGCGCGAGGAGAGCGTGCCGCATGTTCTTCCGAAAGCGAGCACGCGCCGCAAGGTGGTGGTTGTCGGCGCCGGCCCGGCGGGGCTCGAGGCCGCACGTGTGGCCGCCGAGCGCGGGCACGAAGTCACGCTCTTCGAGCTCGCTCCGCATGCCGGCGGCCAGATCCGCCTGACCGCGCTGAGCCCGCGCCGCCGCGAGATGATCGGCATAGTCGAGTGGCGCGTGAACCAGTGCGAGAAGCTTGGCGTCACCTTCCATTTCAACCGCTGGGCAGACGCCGAGGCCGTGGAAGCCGAGAAGCCGGATGTCGTGGTGATCGCGACGGGGGGGCTGCCCCACACCGAAATCCTGACCGCCGGCAACGACCTCGTCGTCTCGGCCTGGGACATCATCTCCGGCGACATGCGCCCCGGCACGAACGTCCTCGTCTTCGACGATGCGGGCGATCACGCCGGCCTGCAGGCGGCCGAAGTTCTGGCGCAAGGCGGCGCGAAGGTCGAGATCATGACCCCCGACCGCAGCTTCGCGCCCGAAGTGATGGGCATGAACCTCGTGCCCTACATGCGCTCGCTCCAGCGCCACGACGTCACCTTCACCGTCACATGGCGCCTGAAGGCCGTCGAGCGGTCGGGCAATCTCCTGCGCGCCCGTATCGGCAGCGACTATGCCGACATGGAGCGCGAGCGCCTGGTCGATCAGGTGGTCGTCAACCACGGCACGCGGCCGCTGGACGATCTCTATTTCGAGCTGAAGCCGCTCTCCTCGAACGGCGGCGAGCTTTCGCACGGGGCCTTCATCTCCGGCGCGCCACAGGAGGTCGTTCGAAACGAGGACGGCGCTTTCCAGCTCTTCCGCATCGGGGACGCCGTGGCGGCACGCAACACGCACGCGGCGATCTACGACGGACTGCGCATCGCTAAGGACCTTTAA
- a CDS encoding phosphodiesterase encodes MKIIQITDTHLVPRGLTLYGLDPAARLELVVEDVMARHADADLLAITGDLCNDGEPGAYALLRDILSPLPMPVRLMLGNHDDRLNFRQAFPEQPVDAGGFVQSVLDTAYGRLLFLDTHHPKTLGGRYCAARRGWLESALAEAGDTPVTVFLHHPPLSCGLAHFRNIGLHDAEAVLAPLRAHRGGVRHILFGHIHVALSGTSAEGFAYSSGQSSAHRFAAELDDPTPFWVEDHPCYRIVMLDENGLRAYAREVGQRELVRAGDCEGP; translated from the coding sequence ATGAAGATCATCCAGATTACCGACACCCATCTCGTGCCGCGCGGACTGACGCTTTACGGGCTCGACCCGGCGGCGCGACTCGAGCTTGTGGTGGAGGACGTCATGGCCCGGCACGCGGACGCCGATCTCCTCGCGATCACCGGCGATCTCTGCAACGACGGCGAACCGGGCGCCTACGCGCTGCTGCGCGACATCCTCTCGCCGTTGCCGATGCCGGTGCGCCTGATGCTCGGCAATCACGACGACCGGCTGAACTTCCGGCAGGCGTTTCCGGAACAGCCGGTGGATGCGGGCGGCTTCGTCCAATCCGTTCTCGACACCGCGTATGGACGGCTTCTCTTCCTCGACACCCATCATCCGAAGACGCTCGGCGGGCGTTATTGCGCGGCGCGCCGAGGCTGGCTGGAGAGCGCTTTGGCAGAGGCCGGCGACACCCCCGTCACAGTCTTTCTGCACCATCCGCCGCTCTCCTGCGGCCTCGCCCATTTCCGCAATATCGGCCTGCACGATGCCGAAGCGGTGCTCGCGCCTCTGCGTGCCCATCGCGGCGGGGTCCGCCACATCCTCTTCGGCCACATCCACGTGGCGCTCTCGGGAACGAGCGCGGAAGGCTTTGCCTATTCGTCGGGCCAGTCCAGCGCCCACCGCTTCGCAGCCGAACTCGACGATCCGACGCCGTTTTGGGTCGAAGACCACCCGTGCTACCGGATCGTGATGCTCGACGAGAACGGCCTGCGCGCCTATGCGCGGGAGGTCGGCCAGCGCGAACTGGTGCGAGCGGGGGATTGCGAAGGCCCCTGA
- a CDS encoding SDR family oxidoreductase: MTKWTSKNMPSQRGRQAVVTGTGGLGYEDALALARAGAEVVLAGRNLQKGTHAVAKIEAQVPGAAVRFGEVDLANLASIAAFAERLAGEADGLDLLVNNAGVMTPPDRRETSDGFELQFGTNYLGHFALTAHLLPLLRKGRDARVVTLGSVAARQGAIDFDNLQAERNYKAGPAYSQSKLACIMFALELARRSEAAGWGIASMAAHPGISRTDLLPNGAGANSIQGRARRFLPFLFQPVWQGALPTLYAATDPAARSGHYYGPDKLSGIRGYPREEAPPKRALDTAVAARLWDVSRELTRVDFG; the protein is encoded by the coding sequence ATGACGAAATGGACGTCGAAGAACATGCCATCGCAACGCGGGCGCCAAGCGGTCGTCACGGGCACCGGCGGGCTCGGCTATGAGGATGCTCTGGCACTCGCACGCGCTGGCGCCGAAGTTGTACTCGCGGGCCGCAATCTGCAAAAAGGCACGCATGCGGTGGCGAAGATCGAGGCACAGGTTCCAGGCGCCGCCGTGCGTTTCGGTGAGGTGGACCTGGCGAACCTCGCCTCGATCGCGGCCTTCGCGGAACGGCTGGCGGGCGAGGCAGACGGCCTCGACCTCCTCGTGAACAATGCAGGCGTCATGACGCCCCCCGACCGACGGGAGACATCGGACGGCTTCGAACTGCAGTTCGGCACGAACTATCTCGGCCATTTCGCGCTGACCGCGCATCTCCTGCCGCTTCTGCGCAAAGGCCGCGATGCGCGTGTCGTGACGCTCGGCAGCGTCGCCGCGCGCCAGGGTGCGATCGACTTCGACAACCTGCAGGCCGAGCGCAACTACAAGGCCGGGCCGGCTTACAGCCAGTCGAAGCTCGCCTGCATCATGTTCGCCCTCGAACTCGCGCGGCGCAGCGAAGCGGCCGGCTGGGGTATCGCGAGCATGGCCGCCCATCCCGGCATTTCGCGCACCGACCTCCTGCCGAACGGCGCGGGCGCCAACAGCATCCAGGGTCGTGCCCGGCGCTTCCTGCCCTTCCTGTTCCAGCCGGTCTGGCAGGGCGCCCTGCCGACGCTCTACGCGGCTACCGACCCGGCCGCGCGCAGCGGACACTATTACGGACCGGACAAGCTCAGCGGGATAAGGGGCTATCCGCGCGAGGAGGCGCCGCCGAAGCGGGCGCTCGACACCGCCGTCGCCGCCCGGCTTTGGGATGTGTCCCGTGAGCTGACGCGCGTCGACTTCGGCTGA
- a CDS encoding AraC family transcriptional regulator → MPLPQLLATATAHIDAQGGGQGLFPTAMEGVNIVRSFQAMMPIRQIYSPSLCVVLQGAKEILFGAERLEYRELECLVVSVEMPACGRVIEASEAAPYVGMMIDLDIAMLRDVLNQMDATPEPASGPGPCAFVGKVDEPLADCVSRLIRMSQTPKAVPILYPSVMREICYWLLSGPHGGEICNLALPESNTERIVRAIYLLRRNFARTMRVEQLASEARMSPSSFHQHFKAMTSMTPLQFQKQLRLLEARRLMIADAASVSEAAYQVGYESASQFSREYSRTFGIAPKRDAASLHRLYDQYGGRELQSA, encoded by the coding sequence TTGCCACTCCCCCAACTTCTTGCCACCGCCACCGCGCACATCGACGCGCAGGGTGGCGGACAAGGGCTTTTCCCGACTGCGATGGAAGGCGTAAACATTGTCCGATCCTTCCAGGCGATGATGCCCATCCGGCAGATCTACAGCCCCTCGCTCTGCGTGGTGCTTCAGGGAGCGAAGGAAATCCTCTTCGGCGCCGAGAGGCTGGAATATCGCGAACTGGAATGCCTCGTCGTCAGCGTCGAGATGCCGGCCTGCGGACGTGTCATCGAAGCGAGCGAGGCAGCTCCCTATGTCGGCATGATGATCGACCTCGACATCGCGATGCTGCGCGATGTGCTGAACCAGATGGATGCCACGCCCGAACCCGCATCGGGGCCCGGCCCCTGCGCCTTCGTCGGCAAGGTCGACGAGCCGCTGGCCGATTGCGTCAGCCGCCTCATCCGCATGTCGCAGACGCCGAAGGCCGTTCCCATCCTCTACCCGTCAGTGATGCGCGAAATCTGCTACTGGCTTCTGAGTGGGCCGCACGGGGGAGAAATCTGCAACCTCGCCTTGCCGGAATCGAACACCGAACGCATTGTGCGGGCCATCTACCTGCTGCGTCGGAACTTCGCCCGCACGATGCGTGTGGAGCAATTGGCGAGCGAAGCCCGCATGAGCCCTTCGTCCTTTCACCAGCACTTCAAGGCCATGACCTCCATGACGCCGCTGCAGTTCCAGAAGCAGCTTCGCCTTCTGGAAGCGCGCCGGCTGATGATCGCTGACGCGGCGAGCGTTTCGGAGGCCGCCTATCAGGTCGGCTACGAAAGCGCTTCGCAGTTCAGCCGCGAGTATTCCCGCACCTTCGGAATAGCGCCGAAGCGTGACGCTGCCAGCTTGCATCGCCTCTACGACCAGTATGGCGGGCGGGAGTTGCAAAGCGCCTGA